From the genome of Apium graveolens cultivar Ventura unplaced genomic scaffold, ASM990537v1 ctg1584, whole genome shotgun sequence:
TCACTCGTATAAGAGTGTATAAGAGTTTGGAGTTGTTTTTTAATAGATACCGCACCTCCTAAATTTGAGCAATGtcttagagcatctccaataaACTCTTTAAACATGCTATTAAGTCGAAAAATAAGGAGTATGACTCAAAATGAAGCTCCAAGAGACTCTTAGTAGGGATGTACGCGGTTAGGTTTGGTGCGATTGGGAGGTCAAAATTACACCAAACCGCATAGAGCGGTTTTCTTAAATCTCCGACCTCAGTCGCATTTACGGTTGCGGTTAATCGCGACTTTTTTAACCGTGCGGTTGCGGTTGGTACGGATCGACTTGCGGTTCAACCATCGACTAATACGATAAAtgacaaataaaaatattttattataattatactTATCAAATCTTAGaaatttgtaaaaataaaatGTATTACAAGATTACAAGTGGTTATTACAAATTATATATGGCTGTTTCTGCGTTTGATGATATATATTATATCCCAAAACCCCAaactttttatattttaattcttatatatggttgtttttgcgtttgatgatatatattatattatattatatatagcGGTTTGCGGTTGCGGTTCGACTTTTGCgattatttaaaaatcaaattCGCAGTCAATCCACGGATATATGGTTTCTGTAATTTCAATTCACATTCGAGACGCATTTTGCGGTTATCTGCAAAGAGCGGTGCGATTGTGAGTAGTGCGAGCAATTTGTGCGATTGAGCGGATTACATGTACAACCCTAACTCTTAGAGTATTTTTAAAATCTAAGAGTCTCTTTTCTCTCCTCTCTTTTAAGAGCAACTAATAGCTcttaacttatattttattaataaaatttgaataccTACCAATTATTATACAACCTTTGGTCATGGTGGAATtgatttattaataaattatgaATAAAGAGCTAATAAAAAAGTACCGTTGGAGTTTGACACATTAACCTATGTAATAACTTGTTAATAgtcatttttttaatattattttgaagaATAAGTTAGGAGCCTCTTGGAGATGCTCTTATGCGTTTCTTGGACAAAATCATACTGGAGAATTACATTATACACCCTTAAAAAATCAATTTTTGTATTATCCCCTCATAAATAACAGTTGACATACTCCTTTTTAAAACCCAATTTAACTTCTTTTTTGTCTAATCCCGTTAATTATTTAATCCAAATTATATTATTCTACAAATATTTTACTTGAAGAAAAAAGATGAACTATATTGTAGAAAACAAATTCAAAGCCAAACACTTGAAATACCGTTCAATATTTATATTTCATTATACTTTGTTGCATTACATAAGTTTGCGTTAACTTCGTTTGTAAACTGCATGAGTAAATTACATTTTGTGCATCTCCATTTTAAATAACGATATTTCAATCTTATAAAAAAGTATGTACATAAAATGCACTTTACTCGTCCACTTTCTTAGGTTTAATcctttgaccgaattaaccaaTTTTTGACCTGAATCGATGGATTTTTGACtgatttaaaaaaaaagaagTACTCTGACCTGATATCCGATTAATTGAAACGGGGCGCATCTGAATTCCGATTAATTGAGACGAGGTTGTTCGAACTCCCATAAATCATTAAATTTTTAGAACATCGGATtcatataaaatataattttacaacttaaatttttactcataaattatgaaaataagttataaaattatataactcTTAAAATCCGTACTAAATAAATGGGTCGGGCCGACAAAACAACATAATGGACATAGAGAATAACCACAAATGGGCTGGGTTGATGAAGCATAGAAAATACCACATGTGGATGTGGTAGAAAATTATTGtagtatgaaaaaattattgtagtatgaaaaaattattgtCAAGCACTTTTACTATGTGGGATTGCAAACTTGCAGTAGATTATTGTCACGACTATCTATAGGTGGCATCTGCTCTTTTTTCAAGGGAGAATGGGGAGGTATTACTGGTCACGACTATCATAATTATGAAGTTGTGAGTCCAAAATTCCAATTTCTTTGGATGTGTTTTCTGTTAGTTTGCtcaataattatttaaatataattttttttatttttcttattttctaGAGTTCTCCCTATTGGTGTTTAGACTAATAAAATATGAGAGAAAAATATAGAGAACCAGTGAATAAAATGAGATGCATGTTTTTGTATTATTCCTaataatcatttaaaaaaaatcaaataattttgaattattctCAACACTTCcttataattcaaaattaaaaattctAAATTCTAAAATTAATTCGATGATGTTGTACTTCCCACCATCACCATTGTTGTTGGAGCACTTTTCTCCATAATTTCTTTTTGAAGCCCTTCTCCCCACAGTCTCATTCGGAGCCCTTCTCTCCACAGtttgatgcacttctcaccaaTAACGTACAAATTGGAGTATTTTTTTCAATATCAAAATAGTTCTTCATCAAATATTTGTGTCTTCTTGACACTTTCTTCCGTCTTATCTCCACAATACTTTGTTCCAACAATCTTTTTCTTCATGCCCATTCTTCTTACAATGACCACATTGAGTAAATTTTATTTCTTACTTTCGAGTTTTTGCCAAAAAAGCTCCTTCAACCGTTATTTCAGTTTCCTTGTTTCTCATCGCTCTTCTTTGTTCTTGGGCTTGCAGAGAATTAATTAGCTCGGACAAAGATAATGCACTTGTATCTTTTGAATCTTCAAGAGATGAAAGTTTTGACTCAAACCTTTCGGACAAACTCACAAACAGCTTCTCTACAATTTTGCTATCAGGTACGTCTTCTCCCATCAGCCACATTTTATTAACAACACCCATCAAATTATCATAATAATCTTGTATAGTATCTTTTTCTTTCATGGTTTAAGTCTCAAGATCCCTTTCGAGATTTAAAACTTGCATCCTCTTTATTCTTGTGTTAACATCATACAATTCTTTTAGCTTATTCCAAGTCTCTTTTCTTGTTTCACAAGTCATGATTCTTGTGAAAATCGATTCTGACAGAGCCGTATGAATAATTGATAAAACCCTTGGACCCTTACTTGACTCATTTTCGTGAAACTTGATTTGATTCAGAGTAGAATTTTTTGTAAGAGGTTGTATCTTCCTCTCACTTTCCTCCCATGTCCATAATCCCAAACCTTTTAAATAAGTTTTCATCTTAACAATCCATACTTGATAATTTTCATTATTAAAAAATGGAGAAAGATTATATGTTTGATTTGAAGACATGACTATGTTATATCACATACCCTTAAGATCAATAAGGCTCCGATACCACTGTCGATGTTTAGACTAATAAAAGAAGAGAGAAAAATATAGAGAAGCAGTGAACAAAATGAGATGCATGTTTCTATATCATTcctaataataattttaaaaaatagttcaaataattttgaattattctCAACGCTCCCCCAAAATGTTTAATTATTTGGATGTGTTTTCATGTTTAATTATTTGGATGTGTTTTCTGTTGGGGCGTTTATTAATATATACTTGACTTGTAAATTGTCCCGATTATCGATTTTTATAATAGTTTTGTATACATAAATTACAAAATAAAGTAGAGAGAGAAAAATGAAACTTTGTGAATATATTGGTTAAGGGTGAGATGGGGTTCTTTATAAATAAAAACTCAATGATTTGAGAAGTAAAATTATCTTTAAGCATTATTTTACCGCTTCTTGTTTAAACGTTGATTTATAAGCTAATATAAGGAGTTTCTAAAGATGCTCATGATTAATTTTATTTTGAGAGGGATATAGATTCTTTACTTTATTGTGTTATTAATGGTTTATTTAGCGATTGTTGCAAGCCTGTTTTTTCAAAATGTAATCTTGTTTGAATGGAGTTTATGTTTTTGTTTGAATCACAACATTAGGTTCCTCTGAGTGGAACTAAATATCTTTTTTTCCCATCTAACTTTAACTTTAAACCAGAGCAGGTATAGTAACATAGGTATATCCCGAGTATCTCCGCGATAAGTTGGGTTTGAGCAGTAGATGTAATATATGCAGATATTATCGAGACTGTTTCTATGAAAATTATGACTTTTGAAATACTGTGAAAGGTTTTTAAGATATTGAAATTTTTGCAAATTTTTTGAGGAGGTGCAAAATTGAATGTTAAGAAACTATGAGGCCCCTGCGGACCGTGATTTTTGCAAGGTCCTCTTtcatatttaatttattttcttcgtAATTTATATTAAAACATAAATCGTCTAATATATTAAGAAACATGAAGCTCAAAATTCATTCCTCACATATTTCAGGTATTAAATATTAATAACTATTTCTTTCAATTGAATTATTTTAGCTCGGGATTTTAATGTTCACAATTTTGACCATTAGATCTTTATAAGAATCTCTTGACTTTATCTGCTATATCCTACCTCTGATCTTCCTAGAACTAAGTGGTCCATTTTCAGGTTAAGTTCTACCCTATGTCAAATACTTATATGAACACATGTTTATTCGAGAATCATACAGTATCTATCTACAACTTTAAATTGCTATATGAAACCCTTGTATTTCATCTAAACTGTTTTGCATATTATGAATATCACTATAGCAGCCTAATAATCCCATTCATGATGTATTATGAATCATACATGAATTGGAGAAAGCGAATCCCCTGCATTACACACCATGGTACGTACTAGTACCATCAAATTTAAAGACTCACGCACACATGCTTCCACTAAAGCATGTTtatactaaatattttatcattttcaTCCAGCATTTGTAGACAAATGAATGCTTATGATCCACGACGCTTGCGTCTCATGTTCTTGCAAAAGGGTCAGTTCCCCAGTCCTCACTAGCTGTAAAATTAAACGAGAAGGAGGTAACTCTATCCAGTTAGTTTTAGTTGACAACCTTACTGGAGAGGTTGTAAAAAATGGACCTGAAGCATTCAACAGAGGTTGAGATACTGGTTCTTAAGGGTCAACAATAGGATTGTTAGTAAAATGGAAGGAAAGACATCTGTGCTTCAAGGTACTACTACACTGAAGCTAAAAGAAGGCATCAACAGCATTGATAATCTTTCTTTCACACAGAATTCAGGAACTACAATAGAGCCAGGGAAGACAGAATCCTTCGACCTTAAAGATCATCGAGTAACATGTGAGTACCTTAAAAGTTCATAATCACTTTAATTGTCAAGTTTTGCACATCTATCatcaatacacacacacacacatcccTACATGGAAGCCAGTTGACGGGTTCAATTAACTACATGACTGGCCTAATATAATGAAGTAGTTGGAAGGTAGAACTGTATCCTCAACAACTATAAAGTAGTTCTATTCAACTTCTGGCTCAATATTGAATAATGGTGGTCAGATCACCAGATTAATTTCTAGCAGCTGATTACAAGTGAATCCACATTTCTTGACAACAAGCACAACTTTGATAAGGTTCATTTGAGACGGTTGCTGTGCTAGTCAGGTCTAGACTTTCTGATTTATATTTTGCGCATGATCTATCAGTTGTGGTAATTAATGTTTCCAGCATATGCGAAGAAAGAAGTTCCATCTTTGGATGATAAAGTGTCGCAGCTTAAACATGTTGGCAAAGAGAAAAAAAAATGTCTGGAGACTGGAGGCATCAAAACTGTGGGGGGATTTTCTAGTAGTCTTCAACACGAATCCACAAAAATTTCAAACGGTAAATTTGACATAATCTGTCATTTATTTCAGCTCTATGATTACAAATGTACAATACGAAAATTAATTAAAAGACTCTATGATTACAAATGTACAATAAGAAAATTAATTAAAAGACCAAATTATTAAACTGAGCTGGGAAAAAATATGAGATGAGAATAAGGGTTAAGGATATGAGATAAATTAAAACATTTCAACATGATATAAaatcttggaagatttgatcaaGTATCTGTTTCTGTTTTGTGTTCTGTTTTGTTAACATGTACAAGGGTTAAGTATCCACATTTTTGTTGTGCTTGCTATGACCAAAAAACTGATGCCTGATCCAACATGTTAAATGTCTAATGAAACAACAAAACATGTATTGCAGAATATATATTACAGGACATGTATCACTCTACTTAGTACTCCAATTAGGAGTACCCCACAAAGaaaaatcaattttatttatCTATGAGCTTTTAGACTATGATTTAGAACAATAAATTAGTTTATTAGTAGGGACATCAAGCATCTTGTCATCAAGACAGTTTATTATTTTTGTGATTAATGTCTGGTTGTTCTTCCCCTTCTCGTCCTAGAGTAGTCTAATTAAAGTGCAATCAGATCTCAAAAACCAATAATGCTGCCTCTGATTATGATCACAACTACAGATAACATAATTGTGTGATGCTTGCTATGACCATAAAAATTTGTGTGCAGATACTTAAAGTTGGCCCCAAGAAATGGGAGGAAATAACAGACCATGCAAAAACATGCATAATCAACGGCAAGGTTCACGTTTACATCAGTCCCGATTCAAAACAAATGTGTGGAGTTGTATTTGATGCTATAGGACAATTAAAGGGATCACTTAAGGAATCTCAGAATTCTAGTCAATATATCACCTGGGATTCTCCGTTGTTCGATATGTGGGAGCAAGCAAGTCAATAAGGTTCTTCTGAACTAAACCTCCAGGATTATGATGAGAAATTTCTGCATTTTATGACCTTCAGTGATCAAATTGAAAGGCTCATCAGCCCAGAATTAAAGCCTAAATGTTCACGGTTTATTATCTGGTGTTTCAAGATGGCTTGTGATAAGGAGAAAGCTTGGATCCTTGAAAAATGATCGAGTTAACAAAAAACAGAAGATCTTATAACAGGCGCAGAAACTCTCAACTCATAGTTGATAATTAATACCCGTCACATTGGTACCACCGCTGATGAAGATACGTGCAGGTTCAGGGGAGCAGAATGTTGGGTTTTCATGCAGCAACAGTACAGAAGATCTTAGAAAGCATTCCTTTGTTTCATAATTTTTGTATATTAGTATATATACTGTAGTGTGTAGCTGTTTCTCCAAAATCATGACACAATTTTCAGATCTTTATATTATAGATGCAGCTCTTTAACTTTGAATTTGAGTTGTTTGTACAAGGCTTGCTTTTTTACATGTTCATTTGCAGATTTAACTAATAATTGCTATAAGAGTATAGTGTATCAACCGATAAATCACTTCCAATATTTACacatttaaattaaattaagaaCCCTCCACCCTCCTCCTTTATCCGGGCTTGGGACCGGCTGTGTCAGTGACATAGGCAGAGTTACCCTACCCCCCCTCCCTCCCCAAATAAATAGATAAACACCAGTTATGCTGAAAATTAACTTAATTTCATGTCCAGATATCAATACTTGTATAAGTAAGTTGGGATAAAGAAAATGCAGATTACATATAAGATTCTTTAAACACAAGTAGGTTACTGAGCTTGATCAGAGGGAAAATTTGAGCACATATAAGGTATAATGATCTGAACTCTCTCATTGAACGCTTTCTTCGGTCAACAATCTTAGATTATCAGAAAATCTTAGTCAATTAACAGCTGGGATTTTCTGTTGTTGGATACATGTGAGCATGCAGGTATCCCATTATATGATAGTCGTATGTCTATCAATTGCATTGGGGATCAAGTCAATTAGGTTCTTTTAAACAAGGTCTCTGCGGTCCAATATACTCTCCTCTCCATTTTGATGAGGAAATTCTGATGTTTTAGCAAGAAACATATATAATTTTAGCTCTGCTCGATGCCTGATATGTCAGATAGCttgtaaaactgtaaagtgaaaTGTGGAGAACCCCTTGTATGAATTTAATGAGAAAGAATAAAGTTTTTTGCAAGGCTTGTTTTTTTAAGTATTCATTTGAAGCTTGAACTAATTTTTGTAAGAGTAAAGTGTATTTGGTATCTATCTTAACCAAATAAAGGAGCCATTGCCTCATGAATTCAAAGAATATAAACTGCAGTTATTTTGTTCAATTTATCAATCCCTTATAATAAAAAACTAAACATTCGAATATCAAAATAACAATTAGACTTATAAGTTGAATGCACGAGATCATCTGAGACCCCATGAACCTTGTGCAGTTGTGCCATTAAATTAAGAAGCCACCAGGTTACCCTCCTCCTTTATCCGGGCTTGGGACCGGCTGTGTCAGTGTAGTGACATAGGCGGAGTTACCCTAGCCCCCACCCCCCCCAAAAAAAAAATAGATTAACAACAGTTATGTTGAAAATCAACTTGATTTTTATGTCGTGATATCAATACTTGTACATGTAAGTTGGGATAAAGAAAATGCAGATTACATATAAGATTCTAAAAACACAAGTAGGTTACTGGCTGCCTTATACATGTCGTTATTGTTAACAGTTATGCTAATCAGCAGGGTACATGTACTAGGTAACCAAAACCTGGTTTTTCTGCACATGTTTTAGACTTATGAGACGCAGAAAGCTTCACTTTAAACCAGGACTTGTAACCAAGCGCCGGATTTGTTTACATTGTCAGACGAGGAAGCTTCAAAGGGGTTTAGCCATCATGGGTCTCCTTAGTGGTTGTACTTTCTAAGATGCATGACAAAGTATTCTCGATTTTTTATTGTGCTTTTGCACTTATTGTATACAGTTTATAGGGTATCAtgggtctctctctctctctctaatgcCTCAAAAACTCTCAGAACAAAGATTCTAAGTCAAAAATCACATACCACCTTATTCTATCCATAATGTCCTGATCAGTATAGTGTATATGCTTCTAAAAACCTCAATACTCTCACACTAGAAGTCAAAAATCAAGATGTACTCGAAGTTATTCATCCATTAAAGCCTCAACGTATCATCTCCTTTCTAAACACATCCAAGACTATCCTTCTTAAGTTCATCGGTACTAGCCTCAAAAATCACTCGAGTTTAACTTACTCATCTCCTCTACGTCTGACATAGCATGTGCTTCTAGAACACCTCCAAGACACTCCTTAATTAATTTCATCAATAACCTCAGAAAATCGCTCAGCCGTTAAGTTATTGATTGTCCCCACTCTCAACACAGCATCTCTCTTCCTAAACGCCTAAAAAACTCACAAATACACCCTCTCCTAAGCATCTCtgcttctctctctctctctctctctctctctctctctctttctctctctctgaTGCCTCAAAATCTTAGAACAAAGCTTCTAAAAAATCACATGAGAACTTATTCTATCCATAATGTCCTGATCAGTATAGTGTATATCCATTAAAGCCTCAACGTATCATCTCCTTTCTAAACACATCCAAGACTATCCTTCTTAAGTTCATCGGTACCTCAAAAATTACTCGAGTTTAACTTACTCATCTCCTCTACATCTGACATATCATATGCTTCCAGAACACCTCCAAGAAACTCCTTAAATAAGTTCATAAATAACCTCAGAAAATCGCTCTCAGCCCGTTAACTTATCCATACTCCACACTGTCAACACAGCATCTCTGCCTCTCTctgcctctctctctctctctccctccctctctccctctctctctctctctctctccccctctccctAAAGCCTCAAAAACTCTCAGAACAAAGCTTCTAAGTCCGAAATCACATGAGAACTTATTCTATCCATAATGTCCTAATCAGTTGAGTGTATATCTATTAAAGCCTCAATGTATCATCTCCTTTCTAAACACATCCAAGATTATCCTTCTTAAGTTCATCGGTACTAGCCTCAAAAATCTCGAGTTCAACCTACATATTCCCTCTATGTCTGAAATAGCATGTGCTTCAGAACACCTCCAAGACACTCCTTAAATAAGTTCATAAATAACCTCAGAAAATCGCTCTCAGCCCGTTAACTTATTCATACTCCCCAGTCTCAACACAGCATCTctgcctctctctctctctctctctctctctccctctccctctctcactctctctctctctctctctctctctctcccactcCCTAAAGCCTCAAAAACTCTCAGAACAAAGCTTCTAAGTCCGAAATCACATGAGAACTTATTCTCTCCATAATGTCCTGATCAGTATAGTGTATATCCATTAAA
Proteins encoded in this window:
- the LOC141699968 gene encoding calmodulin-binding protein 60 D-like, whose translation is MEGKTSVLQGTTTLKLKEGINSIDNLSFTQNSGTTIEPGKTESFDLKDHRVTSYAKKEVPSLDDKVSQLKHVGKEKKKCLETGGIKTILKVGPKKWEEITDHAKTCIINGKVHVYISPDSKQMCGVVFDAIGQLKGSLKESQNSSQYITWDSPLFDMWEQASQ